A DNA window from Xyrauchen texanus isolate HMW12.3.18 chromosome 6, RBS_HiC_50CHRs, whole genome shotgun sequence contains the following coding sequences:
- the acsm3 gene encoding acyl-coenzyme A synthetase ACSM3, mitochondrial isoform X2, whose translation MHLIAFRKAIFKHTLKNAYNREVLWRGQCLQMCRPKTSAPKNFGDYENMRRTYNLKPSAQFNFAKDVLEQWERKEKNGLKSSLPALWWVNDIREEVRWSFEELGFHSRRLANVLCQVYGLEKGDRVFLILPQVPEWWLVNVACLRTGTVLIPGTCQLTARDIHHRLQASGAKCVITDETVAPLLDSVASECPSLTIKLLRSHGARHGWGNLTELMGVSDDHVCVDTKSEEPMTIFFTSGTTGSPKMTQHSHCSFGLGLTVNGRYWLDLTERDILWNTSDTGWAKSAWSSVFAPWIQGACVFVHQMPRFDTTTVLKTLCSYPITTFCTAPTAYRMLVQEDKSRFKFQALEHCLCAGEPINPEVMWKWKELTGLDIYEGYGQTETVLIAGTFKGMKIKPGSFGKAAPGYDVQVVDEDGFIVPQGQEGNLAIRVKPHRPFSLFTEYTGEPERTAECFRGDFYLTGDRGMMDDDGYLWFIGRADDVILSAGYRIGPFEVENALIEHPAVAESAVVSSPDPVRGEVVKAFVVLTADFKSRHHKELIQELQTHVKSVTAPYKYPRKIEFVDHLPKTVSGKIRRVELRKKEWEQKMN comes from the exons ATGCATTTGATTGCCTTTCGTAAAGCCATTTTTAAACACACCCTGAAAAACGCCTACAACCGTGAAGTACTCTGGCGAGGACAATGTCTGCAAATGTGCAGACCCAAGACATCTGCACCAAAAAACTTTGGCGATTATGAGAACATGAGACGGACTTACAACCTAAAACCTTCTGCACAATTTAATTTTGCCAAAGATGTGCTCGAGCAGTGGGAGAGGAAAGAAAAG aacGGACTGAAGTCATCTCTTCCAGCTCTGTGGTGGGTGAATGACATTAGGGAGGAGGTTCGATGGAGTTTTGAGGAGCTGGGGTTTCACTCCAGAAGACTAGCAAATGTTCTGTGTCAGGTGTACGGTTTGGAAAAAGGGGACCGTGTTTTCCTCATTTTACCTCAAGTCCCGGAGTGGTGGCTGGTTAATGTAGCATGTCTCAGAACAG GTACTGTTCTGATCCCTGGCACTTGTCAGCTTACGGCTCGAGATATCCACCACCGGCTGCAGGCCTCTGGAGCCAAGTGTGTAATCACAGATGAAACTGTGGCTCCACTGTTGGACTCAGTGGCCTCGGAATGCCCTTCCCTGACCATCAAACTTCTGCGGTCCCACGGGGCCAGACACGGCTGGGGCAATCTGACAGAACTGATGGG AGTATCAGATGACCATGTCTGTGTAGACACCAAGAGTGAGGAGCCCATGACTATCTTCTTTACCAGTGGCACGACTGGCTCACCCAAAATGACCCAACACAGCCACTGTAGTTTCGGCCTGGGGCTCACAGTGAACGGCAG GTACTGGTTGGATCTGACAGAGCGGGATATTTTATGGAACACATCAGATACGGGCTGGGCCAAGTCAGCATGGAGCAGTGTGTTTGCTCCTTGGATTCAAGGAGCGTGTGTATTTGTTCACCAAATGCCACGGTTTGACACCACTACAGTTCTCAAG ACTTTGTGTAGCTATCCCATCACCACCTTCTGCACGGCACCAACAGCTTATCGGATGCTTGTACAGGAGGACAAATCCAG GTTTAAATTCCAGGCTCTTGAGCACTGTCTATGTGCTGGGGAACCTATAAACCCAGAAGTGATGTGGAAATGGAAAGAACTCACTGGATTAGACATCTATGAGGGTTATGGACAGACTGAAACT GTCTTAATTGCAGGCACATTCAAAGGCATGAAGATCAAACCAGGGTCTTTTGGAAAGGCGGCACCAGGATATGATGTTCAG GTGGTGGATGAAGATGGTTTCATTGTGCCACAAGGACAAGAGGGGAACCTTGCAATCAGAGTGAAACCACACAGACCCTTCTCACTCTTTACAGAGTACACG GGGGAGCCAGAGCGCACAGCAGAATGTTTCCGTGGTGATTTCTACCTGACAGGTGACAGAGGAATGATGGATGATGACGGATACCTGTGGTTCATCGGCAGAGCCGATGATGTCATCCTCTCTGCAGG GTACCGCATTGGTCCATTTGAGGTGGAAAATGCTCTGATAGAACATCCAGCAGTAGCAGAATCAGCCGTGGTTAGCAGCCCTGATCCGGTTCGAGGAGAG GTGGTAAAGGCTTTTGTAGTGCTGACAGCAGATTTTAAATCAAGACACCATAAAGAACTGATCCAGGAACTACAAACACATGTAAAGAGTGTCACAGCTCCTTATAAATATCCACGCAAG ATTGAATTTGTGGACCATCTGCCCAAGACTGTAAGTGGAAAAATAAGGCGAGTGGAGTTAAGAAAGAAGGAATGGGAACAGAAAATGAACTAG
- the acsm3 gene encoding acyl-coenzyme A synthetase ACSM3, mitochondrial isoform X1: MHLIAFRKAIFKHTLKNAYNREVLWRGQCLQMCRPKTSAPKNFGDYENMRRTYNLKPSAQFNFAKDVLEQWERKEKNGLKSSLPALWWVNDIREEVRWSFEELGFHSRRLANVLCQVYGLEKGDRVFLILPQVPEWWLVNVACLRTGTVLIPGTCQLTARDIHHRLQASGAKCVITDETVAPLLDSVASECPSLTIKLLRSHGARHGWGNLTELMGRVSDDHVCVDTKSEEPMTIFFTSGTTGSPKMTQHSHCSFGLGLTVNGRYWLDLTERDILWNTSDTGWAKSAWSSVFAPWIQGACVFVHQMPRFDTTTVLKTLCSYPITTFCTAPTAYRMLVQEDKSRFKFQALEHCLCAGEPINPEVMWKWKELTGLDIYEGYGQTETVLIAGTFKGMKIKPGSFGKAAPGYDVQVVDEDGFIVPQGQEGNLAIRVKPHRPFSLFTEYTGEPERTAECFRGDFYLTGDRGMMDDDGYLWFIGRADDVILSAGYRIGPFEVENALIEHPAVAESAVVSSPDPVRGEVVKAFVVLTADFKSRHHKELIQELQTHVKSVTAPYKYPRKIEFVDHLPKTVSGKIRRVELRKKEWEQKMN; encoded by the exons ATGCATTTGATTGCCTTTCGTAAAGCCATTTTTAAACACACCCTGAAAAACGCCTACAACCGTGAAGTACTCTGGCGAGGACAATGTCTGCAAATGTGCAGACCCAAGACATCTGCACCAAAAAACTTTGGCGATTATGAGAACATGAGACGGACTTACAACCTAAAACCTTCTGCACAATTTAATTTTGCCAAAGATGTGCTCGAGCAGTGGGAGAGGAAAGAAAAG aacGGACTGAAGTCATCTCTTCCAGCTCTGTGGTGGGTGAATGACATTAGGGAGGAGGTTCGATGGAGTTTTGAGGAGCTGGGGTTTCACTCCAGAAGACTAGCAAATGTTCTGTGTCAGGTGTACGGTTTGGAAAAAGGGGACCGTGTTTTCCTCATTTTACCTCAAGTCCCGGAGTGGTGGCTGGTTAATGTAGCATGTCTCAGAACAG GTACTGTTCTGATCCCTGGCACTTGTCAGCTTACGGCTCGAGATATCCACCACCGGCTGCAGGCCTCTGGAGCCAAGTGTGTAATCACAGATGAAACTGTGGCTCCACTGTTGGACTCAGTGGCCTCGGAATGCCCTTCCCTGACCATCAAACTTCTGCGGTCCCACGGGGCCAGACACGGCTGGGGCAATCTGACAGAACTGATGGG AAGAGTATCAGATGACCATGTCTGTGTAGACACCAAGAGTGAGGAGCCCATGACTATCTTCTTTACCAGTGGCACGACTGGCTCACCCAAAATGACCCAACACAGCCACTGTAGTTTCGGCCTGGGGCTCACAGTGAACGGCAG GTACTGGTTGGATCTGACAGAGCGGGATATTTTATGGAACACATCAGATACGGGCTGGGCCAAGTCAGCATGGAGCAGTGTGTTTGCTCCTTGGATTCAAGGAGCGTGTGTATTTGTTCACCAAATGCCACGGTTTGACACCACTACAGTTCTCAAG ACTTTGTGTAGCTATCCCATCACCACCTTCTGCACGGCACCAACAGCTTATCGGATGCTTGTACAGGAGGACAAATCCAG GTTTAAATTCCAGGCTCTTGAGCACTGTCTATGTGCTGGGGAACCTATAAACCCAGAAGTGATGTGGAAATGGAAAGAACTCACTGGATTAGACATCTATGAGGGTTATGGACAGACTGAAACT GTCTTAATTGCAGGCACATTCAAAGGCATGAAGATCAAACCAGGGTCTTTTGGAAAGGCGGCACCAGGATATGATGTTCAG GTGGTGGATGAAGATGGTTTCATTGTGCCACAAGGACAAGAGGGGAACCTTGCAATCAGAGTGAAACCACACAGACCCTTCTCACTCTTTACAGAGTACACG GGGGAGCCAGAGCGCACAGCAGAATGTTTCCGTGGTGATTTCTACCTGACAGGTGACAGAGGAATGATGGATGATGACGGATACCTGTGGTTCATCGGCAGAGCCGATGATGTCATCCTCTCTGCAGG GTACCGCATTGGTCCATTTGAGGTGGAAAATGCTCTGATAGAACATCCAGCAGTAGCAGAATCAGCCGTGGTTAGCAGCCCTGATCCGGTTCGAGGAGAG GTGGTAAAGGCTTTTGTAGTGCTGACAGCAGATTTTAAATCAAGACACCATAAAGAACTGATCCAGGAACTACAAACACATGTAAAGAGTGTCACAGCTCCTTATAAATATCCACGCAAG ATTGAATTTGTGGACCATCTGCCCAAGACTGTAAGTGGAAAAATAAGGCGAGTGGAGTTAAGAAAGAAGGAATGGGAACAGAAAATGAACTAG
- the ncapd2 gene encoding LOW QUALITY PROTEIN: condensin complex subunit 1 (The sequence of the model RefSeq protein was modified relative to this genomic sequence to represent the inferred CDS: inserted 1 base in 1 codon), whose protein sequence is MSWDFIVPVGLDDLVKSGAVNQYVVQDVLSAKHLQSHLNSLKSALRSQGPLCILEHFDTAYSVLKHCRTVDVVVKEDTLELLIQVVRGLSVSLPTLLLSGSLSPVDRKQQLNAVKMSVFLLCKLTETLECDSYRENIVTAPSKGRKKDKVAGKGLLQWDSDRETVLQCLTELLQLDIRTLWSLSLVEEEFVSCVTCCCYKLLENPTISHVKSKSTREAIIHVLGIMVKKYNHMLGACVKVIQLLQHFEQLASVCAQAVAAWSTEYGVKAIVGEIMREIGQKSSEELVREGSGVKAFSSFLSELGTLVPETMIPNISVLLTHLEGESPSLRVAVCEILGEVLVRVLTGDKLEESARAGRDRFLDTLQEHIHDAHSHVRARVLQVYTRIVNNKALPLCRYTEVMELTVGRLGDKSVHVCKSAIQLLAAFIAHNPYSCKLSSMDLKKPLEKETTKLKEMRDAQREQEPVAVITAADLWDAMKPEVELTVAAQLEPSSEEEGDEEVEVEPKGERSDRDTAVQIAQLLRENKYRQAVSLCVRAHSLFPESPFFSALADLNTETLINALATLFKGPEQETSKAGASDAPPTPQKEGEGGGNEGRESELKKQEMLVQYLKDTESFALQVERAIAVINNMLYWKITTVVQEAVQFCVTAFEFSVADSVCGVRKMLPLVWSTDVAVKDAVIQAYRRLYLNPHGDNTRAKAQTLVDSLSELMVDSSLGTIQCLEEIVQEFFSNESALQSSVVQVLWERFSGKRNTTALHRRAAVLLLGMAARAEREVVLSNLDTLCSVALEEKVAEDYLLARDALVTIVNVTDHVRLSKGAPFRLPMDHHLFSCLSQAVADGVVQSDPHWQPFMEQAVRLIYFLAESPDQLCSRLLQRSARLLLEQITEGGEPNQSQLHEGGSQGSEEQVNCVSLAQVLSLCGAVAFWQVSHLERSVSAELRRRRGEKEEEKEKAPASKAKDVNDSCVEEELGLVGASAEDTEAEFIRKICETELLAEGNMLSAFLPLLVKVCGSPAXYSHPQLTAAACLALSQYMMISPDVCKDHIRLLFTVLEKSPLPIVRANTIVALGDLTVRFPNILEPWTPNLYARLSDENASVRLTAITVLTQLVLKDVMKVKGQVSEVAVLLLDSEPHIVSLALNFFNELSAKDNAIYNLLPDIISRLSDPERGIKEEDFNTIMKQLFSYITKERQTESLVEKLCQRFRTAKTERQWADLAVSLSLLSVCERGFKKLQECWDCYSDKLTEQGVYQPLLSIMAKLRRRAKPQFKAQVEDFEKRLTAVHTKGLENVESEGREQQMGDTQSQNMRTPQPNKSTRKTTRGRGKPKLDDSDLVTPKTTRSRPKPVITFTSDEEDEQEDDAVMAESETPKVTTPIARTRRTHLRH, encoded by the exons ATGTCGTGGGATTTTATCGTACCAGTTGGTTTGGATGATCTTGTGAAGTCTGGAGCAGTGAACCAGTATGTGGTGCAGGATGTGCTGTCTGCTAAACACCTCCAATCTCACCTCAACA GTTTGAAATCAGCTTTGAGAAGCCAGGGGCCACTATGCATTCTTGAACATTTTGACACAGCGTACAGTGTACTGAA ACATTGTCGCACAGTGGATGTGGTGGTGAAAGAAGACACACTTGAGTTGCTGATACAAG TGGTCAGGGGGCTGTCCGTCTCTCTACCAACCCTCCTCCTGTCTGGGTCCCTGTCACCTGTAGACCGTAAACAACAGCTCAATGCTGTCAAGATGAGCGTCTTTCTCCTTTGCAAGCTCACAGAGACACTTGAATGTGATTCCTACAGGGAGAATATTGTCACTGCACCCAGCAAG GGTCGTAAGAAGGATAAAGTGGCTGGAAAAGGTCTTCTGCAGTGGGACAGTGACAGAGAGACAGTTCTTCAGTGTTTGACTGAGCTACTGCAGCTGGACATTCGTACACTGTGGAGCCTGTCTTTAGTTGAGGAGGAGTTTGTCAG TTGTGTGACGTGCTGCTGCTATAAACTCTTGGAAAACCCCACCATAAGCCACGTGAAGAGCAAATCCACCAGAGAGGCCATCATCCATGTGCTAGGAATCATGGTAAAGAAATACAACCACATGTTGG GAGCGTGTGTGAAGGTGATCCAGCTCTTGCAGCACTTTGAGCAGCTGGCATCGGTGTGTGCCCAAGCTGTGGCTGCCTGGAGCACAGAATACGGGGTCAAGGCCATCGTTGGGGAGATCATGAG AGAGATCGGTCAGAAGTCTAGTGAGGAGCTAGTCAGAGAAGGTTCAGGCGTAAAGGCTTTCTCCAGCTTTCTGTCTGAACTTGGAACTTTGGTACCTGAAACCATGATCCCCAACATCAGTGTTCTTCTGACACACCTGGAAGGAGAG AGTCCAAGTCTGCGTGTGGCCGTGTGTGAGATTCTTGGTGAGGTTCTGGTGCGGGTTTTGACTGGTGATAAACTGGAGGAGTCGGCTCGTGCGGGCCGCGATCGTTTCCTGGACACGCTGCAGGAGCATATTCATGATGCACATTCACATGTCAGAGCCCGTGTGTTACAGGTCTACACGCGTATCGTCAACAACAAG GCCTTACCATTGTGCAGGTACACTGAGGTTATGGAGCTAACCGTTGGTCGTCTTGGTGATAAATCTGTTCATGTGTGCAAGAGTGCCATCCAACTGCTGGCTGCCTTCATTGCTCATAACCCATACAGCTGCAAG ctgagtAGCATGGACCTGAAGAAGCCTCTGGAAAAAGAGACAACCAAACTAAAAGAGATGAGAGATGCACAGAGAGAGCAAGAGCCTG TTGCAGTGATCACAGCAGCTGATCTTTGGGATGCGATGAAGCCTGAGGTGGAGCTGACAGTGGCGGCACAGCTGGAGCCCAGCAGTGAGGAAGAGGGTGATGAAGAAGTGGAGGTAGAGCCAAAGGGAGAGAGGAGCGACAGAGACACTGCTGTCCAGATCGCACAGCTTCTCAGAGAAAACAAGTACAG GCAGGCGGTTAGTCTGTGTGTGCGGGCTCACTCACTGTTCCCAGAATCTCCATTCTTCTCTGCTCTGGCTGACCTGAACACAGAAACCCTTATTAATGCACTTGCAACCCTTTTCAAAG GCCCAGAGCAGGAGACATCCAAGGCTGGAGCAAGCGATGCACCACCCACCCCACAAAAAGAGGGTGAAGGAGGAGGAAAcgaggggagagagagtgaacTGAAGAAGCAGGAGATGTTGGTTCAGTACTTGAAAGACACAGAGAGCTTTGCTCTACAGGTGGAAAGAGCCATTGCAGTAATTAACAACATGCTGTACTGGAAAATAACTACAG tGGTGCAGGAGGCAGTGCAGTTCTGTGTCACAGCATTTGAATTTAGTGTGGCTGACTCAGTGTGTGGTGTCAGGAAGATGCTGCCTCTGGTCTGGTCCACTGACGTCGCTGTCAAAGACGCTGTGATTCAAGCCTACAGACGCCTGTACCTCAATCCTCATGGTGACAACACCAG ggCAAAGGCTCAGACACTAGTGGACAGTCTGTCAGAGCTAATGGTTGATTCTTCTTTAGGGACCATCCAGTGTCTGGAAGAGATT GTGCAGGAGTTCTTCAGCAATGAGAGCGCCCTGCAGTCTTCAGTTGTGCAGGTTCTGTGGGAGAGGTTTTCTGGTAAACGAAACACTACAGCACTTCACAGGAGAGCTGCAGTGCTTCTGCTGGGAATGGCAGCACG tgctGAGAGGGAGGTGGTTCTCAGTAATTTGGACACACTCTGCTCTGTCGCTCTGGAAGAGAAGGTTGCAGAAGATTATCTCCTGGCTCGGGACGCGCTTGTCACCATCGTTAATGTAACCGACCATGTGAGG CTATCAAAGGGTGCCCCCTTCAGACTTCCTATGGACCATCATCTCTTCAGCTGTCTCTCACAGGCTGTTGCTGATG GAGTGGTCCAGTCTGACCCCCATTGGCAGCCTTTCATGGAACAGGCTGTCCGTCTCATCTACTTCCTGGCAGAGTCACCTGACCAGCTGTGTTCCCGCCTCCTCCAGCGGTCTGCTCGTCTTCTTTTGGAGCAAATCACGGAGGGTGGAGAGCCCAACCAATCACAACTGCATGAGGGTGGGTCTCAGGGCTCTGAAGAGCAAG TGAATTGTGTGAGTCTGGCCCAGGTGTTGTCACTATGCGGCGCGGTGGCATTCTGGCAGGTATCGCACCTTGAGAGAAGCGTCAGTGCTGAGCTGCggaggaggagaggagaaaaggaggaggagaaagagaaagcaCCTGCCAGCAAAGCAAAG GATGTCAATGACAGTTGTGTGGAGGAGGAGCTTGGGCTGGTGGGCGCTTCAGCTGAGGACACAGAGGCGGAGTTTATCCGAAAGATCTGTGAGACAGAGTTACTTGCCG AAGGGAACATGTTGAGTGCATTTCTGCCCCTACTGGTGAAAGTTTGCGGCTCTCCGG GATATTCCCACCCTCAGCTCACTGCTGCTGCCTGCCTGGCTCTGTCTCAGTACATGATGATCAG TCCTGATGTTTGTAAAGATCACATCCGTCTGTTGTTCACTGTGCTGGAGAAATCCCCACTTCCTATCGTCAGGGCCAACACCATTGTTGCTCTTGGTGACTTAACGGTCCGCTTCCCGAACATCCTGGAACCCTGGACACCCAACCTTTATGCCAG GCTAAGTGACGAGAATGCATCTGTACGTCTGACCGCCATCACTGTTCTGACGCAGTTGGTATTGAAGGATGTGATGAAGGTCAAAGGTCAGGTCAGTGAGGTTGCAGTGCTCCTGCTGGACTCCGAGCCACATATCGTCAGCCTCGCTCTCAACTTCTTCAATGAGCTTTCTGCAAAG GACAATGCCATCTATAACCTTCTGCCAGACATCATCAGCCGATTATCTGATCCGGAGCGAGGGATAAAGGAGGAAGATTTTAACACAATAATGAA GCAACTTTTCTCTTACATCACtaaggagagacagacagaaagtttaGTGGAGAAGCTCTGCCAGAGATTCAGAACGGCAAA GACTGAGCGTCAGTGGGCAGATCTGgctgtgtctctgtctctcttaTCTGTGTGCGAACGAGGTTTTAAGAAGCTGCAGGAGTGCTGGGACTGTTACAGTGATAAACTCACTGAGCAAGGAGTCTATCAACCCCTCCTCTCCATCATGGCCAAACTCCGCCGAAGAGCCAAACCGCAGTTTAAG GCACAGGTTGAAGACTTTGAGAAGCGATTGACGGCCGTTCACACTAAAGGGCTGGAGAATGTGGAGAGTGAGGGGAGAGAACAGCAGATGGGAGACACACAAAGCCAAAACATGCGCACACCACAGCCAAACAAGAGCACTCGAAAAACCACACGAG GCCGTGGTAAGCCCAAGTTAGATGACAGTGACCTTGTGACCCCAAAAACGACTCGCTCGCGTCCCAAGCCTGTCATCACCTTCACCAGTGATGAGGAAGATGAGCAAGAAGATG ATGCTGTTATGGCTGAGAGTGAGACACCTAAAGTGACTACACCCATTGCCCGCACACGACGCACTCATCTCAGGCATTGA